The proteins below are encoded in one region of Pseudomonas sp. SCB32:
- the ftsL gene encoding cell division protein FtsL, translating into MSRLFAKRLPTGSFFMLLLFIGVLLSAISVSYSAYWNRQLLNSLYTELNVRDKAQAEYGRLILEQSTWTAHSRIEGLATDQLKMRVPDPTEVIMVAP; encoded by the coding sequence ATGAGCCGCCTCTTCGCCAAGCGCCTGCCGACCGGCAGCTTCTTCATGTTGCTGCTGTTCATCGGTGTGCTGCTGTCGGCGATCTCCGTTTCCTACAGCGCCTACTGGAACCGTCAGCTGCTCAACTCGCTGTACACCGAGCTCAACGTGCGCGACAAGGCGCAGGCCGAGTATGGCCGCCTGATCCTCGAACAGAGCACCTGGACGGCGCATAGCCGCATCGAAGGCTTGGCCACCGACCAGCTGAAGATGCGCGTGCCCGATCCGACCGAAGTCATCATGGTGGCGCCATGA